The following proteins are co-located in the Sandaracinaceae bacterium genome:
- a CDS encoding SRPBCC family protein, with product MSKKKIALGVLGVLALAIAGFCAYVATRPTSYTVVRSQVVSGTPEVVAPYLTDLRQWILWNPWDELEPTSIKEYSDPASGVGAWYTWAGEDVGSGRMEITAITPTRVDYALHFTAPMDDHAVVYMELAPQGADTRDLDHRGRAQLHGPRDGRHRGHGQHAGGRLRARPRQAGAAAQLGALAGSWPARPSMCAPCASCG from the coding sequence ATGTCGAAGAAGAAGATCGCTCTCGGGGTGCTGGGTGTCCTGGCCCTCGCCATTGCCGGCTTCTGCGCGTACGTGGCCACGCGGCCCACGAGCTACACCGTGGTGCGCAGTCAGGTGGTGAGTGGGACACCCGAGGTGGTGGCGCCCTACCTCACGGACCTGCGCCAGTGGATCCTCTGGAACCCGTGGGACGAGCTCGAGCCCACGTCGATCAAAGAGTACTCGGACCCGGCTTCGGGCGTGGGCGCCTGGTACACGTGGGCCGGCGAGGACGTGGGCTCGGGCCGCATGGAGATCACGGCGATCACCCCCACGCGCGTGGACTATGCGCTGCACTTCACGGCGCCCATGGACGACCACGCGGTGGTCTACATGGAGCTCGCGCCGCAGGGCGCAGACACGCGTGACCTGGACCATCGAGGGCGAGCTCAGCTTCATGGGCCGCGCGATGGACGCCATCGTGGGCATGGACAGCATGCTGGGGGCCGACTTCGAGCGCGGCCTCGCCAAGCTGGAGCGGCTGCTCAGCTCGGCGCACTAGCAGGCTCATGGCCCGCCCGCCCATCCATGTGCGCTCCCTGTGCGAGCTGCGGCTGA